The Candidatus Binataceae bacterium region TGTGCTGCGACCTGATGACCACGGTACAGACCATTGCGCAGCCGGTGATCGCAGTGGTGGGCGGAGTAGCCAGCGCCGCCGGATGCCAATTGGCGGCCACCTGCGATCTGGTGATCGCGGCCCAAAGTGCCAGCTTCGCTACTCCCGGCGTGCGGATCGGACTGTTTTGCTCCACCCCGATGGTCGCCCTGACCCGCGCGATCGGTGCCAAACGAGCGATGGAGATGCTGCTGTCGGGCCAGCCCATCAGCGCCGCTGTCGCCTATGAATGGGGTCTAGTCAATCGCGTGGTTGCCGATGACGCTTTGCTGGCGCAAAGCTGGGACTGGGCCAGGAGAATTGCGCAGGCCAGTCCGCTCGCGCTGGCGATCGGCAAAGAAGCGTTTTATCGCCAAATCGAGATGGATCAGGCGTCGGCTTACGCCTATACCAAGGAAGTGATGAGCCGCAATGCAATGGCGGCCGACGCTCAGGAGGGTTTCGCCGCGTTTTTGAACAAGCGGTCGCCACGCTGGCAGGGAAGATAAAGCGGAGCTCCATTGCGCAGCTAGCTTCGGTCATTGGGTCTTTTAAGCCAGTCAAGCATGTTTGTCAGCGTGCAGCCTCGCCTTTTCACGACGGCCAGGCGTTCTCGGAAATATCCAAAACCTCGTCGATCCGCTTGTAGAAATCATCTATATGCCGGTTGCTCTGTTTAGCCGGCTTGCGAGGTCGTAGATCCTTTTAAGGCCACCTGCTCAGGTTAGATGGTCGCGAGATACTGGTTTTAGACGCTGTAGGTGGCTGTGCCGCTCAAGGCCTTCGGCCGTCTGCGGCGCCGAAAAGGCCATGCTGTGCCCTACGCTGGCACTCGCAGGTTGCGGCCAGTCATCTCCGGTGGCGAGCTCAGGCCTAACAGGCTCAAAAATGTTGGCGCCACGTCGGCCAGCGTACCGACCTCCAGGCGCTCGTGGGCGCCAGGGTTGAACAGGATCAGCGGGACCAGATTGGTGGTATGTGCGGTATGTGGTTGGCCGGTTTTGGGATCGGCCATGAACTCGGCGTTGCCGTGATCGGCGGTAATCAAGACGCTGGCGCCGGCGCGTCGGGCGGCCTCGATGACGCGGCCCAAGGCGCGGTCGGTGGCTTCCACCGCTTGGACCGTAGCCGCCATGACACCGGTGTGTCCCACCATGTCGGGATTGGCGAAATTAATCACTAGAGCGCCAAAACGGCCGGAGGCGAGGGCTTCTTCGGCTTTTTCGGCGATCGTCATGGCGCTCATCGCGGGCTGCAGGTCGTAGGTCGCCACTTTGGGTGAAGGAACTAGGATGCGTTCTTCGTAGGGGAAAGGGGTTTCTACTCCGCCGTTGAGAAAATAGGTGACATGAGCGTACTTTTCGGTCTCTGCCAGACGTAGATTGTGCACCTGGTGGTCGGCCAGGACCTGGGCCAACGGATTGGGCACGTCCTCGGGTGGAAACGCCAGCGGCAGGTTGAAGGCGCGATCGTACTCGCTCATGCAGACGTAACCCAGGCGCACTACGCGGGTTCGAGGAAAGCCGCCGAAATCCGCCAGCGCCAGAGCCGCGGTCAATTGGCGGGCGCGATCCGCGCGGAAGTTAAAGCAGATCACTTGGTCACCATCCGCCATCGGTATGGCGGGAGCGATAATTGTGGGCTCGACAAATTCGTCGTTTTGTCCAGCCGCGTATGCCGCTTCCACCGCGGCGCGGGCGCTGGGCGCCTGTTTGCCAAGGCCCACTACCCAGGCATCGTAGGCGCGTTGGGTGCGCTCCCAGCGCTTGTCGCGATCCATCGCATAGTAGCGGCCGGTGACGGTGGCTATCCGGCCGCGGCCCAAACGGCGCAGCTCCGCTTCCAGCCGATCGATATAAGACAATGCCGAGCGCGGCGGTGTGTCGCGCCCGTCAAGCACCGCATGCACCGC contains the following coding sequences:
- a CDS encoding enoyl-CoA hydratase encodes the protein MAGILLREESEGVALLTMNQPERRNPLSSALMLELREALQEIGARPELRAVLLAGAGPAFSAGHDLVELQNRDSEFYRWLFDLCCDLMTTVQTIAQPVIAVVGGVASAAGCQLAATCDLVIAAQSASFATPGVRIGLFCSTPMVALTRAIGAKRAMEMLLSGQPISAAVAYEWGLVNRVVADDALLAQSWDWARRIAQASPLALAIGKEAFYRQIEMDQASAYAYTKEVMSRNAMAADAQEGFAAFLNKRSPRWQGR
- the gpmI gene encoding 2,3-bisphosphoglycerate-independent phosphoglycerate mutase, which gives rise to MVTRTAVLIIIDGWGLRKEREANAIAQARTPVMDELNRTSAHSALDASGPAVGLAPGVMGNSEVGHLTIGAGRVIYQDVMRITKAIETGALARNPVLGEAMARAGGSHTLHLWGLLSDGSVHSHIDHLLALLEMAAGRDVRKIAVHAVLDGRDTPPRSALSYIDRLEAELRRLGRGRIATVTGRYYAMDRDKRWERTQRAYDAWVVGLGKQAPSARAAVEAAYAAGQNDEFVEPTIIAPAIPMADGDQVICFNFRADRARQLTAALALADFGGFPRTRVVRLGYVCMSEYDRAFNLPLAFPPEDVPNPLAQVLADHQVHNLRLAETEKYAHVTYFLNGGVETPFPYEERILVPSPKVATYDLQPAMSAMTIAEKAEEALASGRFGALVINFANPDMVGHTGVMAATVQAVEATDRALGRVIEAARRAGASVLITADHGNAEFMADPKTGQPHTAHTTNLVPLILFNPGAHERLEVGTLADVAPTFLSLLGLSSPPEMTGRNLRVPA